A single region of the Scleropages formosus unplaced genomic scaffold, fSclFor1.1, whole genome shotgun sequence genome encodes:
- the plekhg7 gene encoding rho guanine nucleotide exchange factor 12 yields MSSVKEAATLCENGATFEGAPNGQCAGWRRDGRLGRASIHTQTALLPKADKETQTSSPVILRMDLERTPSKPKHGSLVETDGTVAPFFHFDRQAPARISTSPTLRRMRTSIRIPRTDGQEPSKVNSTREDSATCGVTLSGSSFSPAERQRSPLAEPQHFPPHKHDRDAQPDLSPVEVRNRSSRANTLDNSEIRRRQESFNVKESNSSEGTDDSDQAKESSHKWLQERRRSSVVISLPGLDVSPGDLFVSNGAGILNSPNISDTKKSKWPFSRRSTQAKGKSSSLSDMEKHLSNMQVQDWRETDFQRYKDCPLEIFLKIHGCEDRGVDSTKDYRREEAVWELFTSECVYFLDQLMVLKEVFLNTLISLQMSDCLQDIDPWRLFANLNELCLVSFDFLTSLLRVIKQSWAIPVAGTPLPLPSLLSKGFRESICHCQQKYCLNYSTATFYIESLKQRDDFVAYMKWCESHPECRRLQLRDLLVAPMQRLTRYPLLLRNICKRSSSEQEQQAVETVAEMVDRSIQDLEGKVKWLENYQNIRQLKECLIWPQVWEQNKRGFVPENLKHLLKAVSLDNLVTQRSLLYEGKLSLVENSKLREVCLFLFEEFLLITKVKRGKKRTLGSEHSGMRPPHVQELHTLLQEGCTFTVLDQPISLDRLQLRNVDQLNAAASGIPNSFVIMHQNRYQQVIAVFILQAPSEAIKKSWMSAIERAIVALQAQDSQKPRVKSTKFWLESSQI; encoded by the exons ATGTCATCTGTGAAAGAGGCGGCAACACTTTGCGAAAATGGAGCGACCTTTGAGGGTGCCCCAAATGGGCAGTGTGCTGGATGGCGGAGGGATGGCCGCTTGGGCCGTGCGAGCATACACACGCAGACGGCCTTGCTACCCAAGGCGGACAAGGAAACGCAAACCAGCAGCCCCGTCATATTGCGGATGGATTTAGAAAGGACGCCGTCGAAACCGAAGCATGGATCTCTTGTGGAAACCGATGGAACGGTCGCTCCGTTTTTCCACTTCGACAGGCAGGCGCCCGCTCGGATTTCCACTTCTCCGACcctgaggaggatgaggacaagCATTCGAATTCCTAGAACTGATGGACAAGAGCCCTCTAAAGTGAACAGTACAAGGGAGGACTCGGCCACGTGTGGGGTGACTTTGTCAGGGAGTTCATTTTCACCTGCTGAAAGGCAAAGATCTCCACTAGCTGAACCTCAGCATTTCCCTCCCCACAAACACGATCGTGATGCCCAGCCTGATCTGTCGCCAGTTGAAGTGAGAAATCGATCCAGTAGAGCCAACACTCTTGACAACAGTGAAATTCGCAGAAGACAGGAGTCCTTCAACGTAAAAGAATCTAATAGTTCTGAAGGAACAGATGACTCTGATCAG GCAAAGGAATCATCCCACAAATG GCTGCAGGAGAGAAGACGCAGCTCAGTGGTGATCAGCCTCCCGGGGTTGGATGTGTCACCTGGAGACCTGTTTGTGTCCAATGGGGCAGGTATCCTAAATTCCCCCAACATTTCAG ATACCAAGAAATCAAAGTGGCCTTTCTCAAGACGTAGCACG CAGGCCAAAGGGAAGTCAAGCTCTCTGTCAGATATGGAGAAGCACCTGTCCAACATGCAGGTGCAGGACTGGAGGGAAACAGATTTTCAGAGGTACAAG GACTGCCCACTGGAAATCTTCCTGAAGATCCATGGCTGTGAGGACAGAGGTGTGGACAGTACCAAGGATTACAGGAGAGAGGAGGCAGTGTGGGAGCTCTTCACAAGCGAGTGTGTGTACTTCTTGGACCAGCTGATGGTCCTGAAAGAG GTGTTCCTCAACACATTGATCAGCCTACAGATGAGCGACTGCCTGCAGGACATCGACCCCTGGAGGCTGTTTGCAAACCTGAATGAGCTCTGCTTG GTAAGCTTTGACTTCCTCACCAGCCTTCTGCGAGTCATCAAGCAGTCATGGGCTATCCCTGTCGCAGGGACCCCCCTCCCACTGCCCAGCCTGCTCAGTAAG GGCTTCCGAGAGAGCATTTGCCACTGCCAGCAGAAATACTGCCTCAATTACTCCACGGCAACCTTTTACATTGAGAGCCTGAAGCAGAGGGACGACTTTGTGGCCTATATGAAG TGGTGCGAAAGCCATCCGGAGTGTCGACGGCTGCAGCTCCGGGACCTGCTGGTGGCCCCGATGCAGCGTTTGACACGCTACCCCTTGCTGCTGCGGAACATCTGTAAGCGCAGCAGCAgcgagcaggagcagcaggccgTAGAGACGGTGGCAGAGATGGTGGACAGGAGCATAC AGGACCTCGAGGGGAAGGTGAAATGGCTGGAGAACTATCAGAACATCAGGCAGCTGAAAGAGTGCCTGATTTGGCCACAGGTGTGGGAGCAGAACAAGAGAGGCTTCGTCCCTGAG AATCTGAAACATCTTCTGAAGGCTGTAAGCCTCGACAACCTGGTGACGCAGCGGAGCCTGCTGTACGAAGGGAAGCTGTCTCTCGTAG AGAACTCAAAGTTGCGTGAGGTCTGCCTGTTCCTCTTCGAGGAGTTCCTTCTCATCACCAAGGTCAAGAGGGGTAAAAAG CGGACTCTAGGATCAGAGCACAGTGGCATGCGACCACCGCATGTGCAGGAgctacacacactgctgcaggaGGGCTGCACTTTCACGGTGCTGGACCAGCCCATCTCCTTGGACCGGCTACAGCTGAGGAATGTGGACCAGCTCAATGCCGCAG CATCCGGGATTCCCAACTCCTTTGTGATTATGCACCAGAACCGGTATCAGCAGGTCATTGCGGTCTTCATCCTGCAAGCGCCATCTGAGGCCATTAAG AAATCCTGGATGTCAGCCATAGAACGTGCCATCGTGGCTCTGCAGGCGCAAGATTCTCAGAAGCCCAGGGTTAAGAGTACCAAGTTCTGGCTGGAGTCCTCTCAGATCTAG